The Bombus vancouverensis nearcticus chromosome 9, iyBomVanc1_principal, whole genome shotgun sequence genome includes a window with the following:
- the Mhc gene encoding myosin heavy chain isoform X21 — MPKPKPQEGEDPDPTPYLFVSLEQKRIDQTKPYDAKKACWVPDEKEGYVLGEIKATKGDIVSVTLPGGESKDFKKDQLQQVNPPKYEKAEDMSNLTYLNDASVLHNLKQRYYAKLIYTYSGLFCVAINPYKRFPVYTHRCAKLYRGKRRNEVPPHIFAISDGAYVNMLTNSENQSMLITGESGAGKTENTKKVIAYFATVGASTKKADDTSQKKGSLEDQVVQTNPVLEAFGNAKTVRNDNSSRFGKFIRIHFGPTGKLAGADIETYLLEKARVISQQALERSYHIFYQMMSGSVPGLKEMLLLSNNIHDYYFVSQGKTTIPGLDDGEELLITDQAFDVLGFTQEEKNDIYKITAAVMHMGGMKFKQRGREEQAEADGTEEGERVAKLLGCDCADLYKNLLKPRIKVGNEFVTQGRNKDQVAYSVGAMSKAMFDRLFKWLVKKCNETLDTQQKRQHFIGVLDIAGFEIFDFNGFEQLCINFTNEKLQQFFNHHMFVLEQEEYKKEGIEWVFIDFGMDLAACIELIEKPMGILSILEEESMFPKATDKTFEEKLNNNHLGKSPNFLKPKPPKPGQQAAHFAIGHYAGNVPYNITGWLEKNKDPLNDTVVDQFKKSSNKLLIEIFADHPGQSGDAGGGGGAKGGRGKKGGGFSTVSSSYREQLNNLMTTLRATQPHFVRCIIPNEMKQPGVIDSHLVMHQLTCNGVLEGIRICRKGFPNRMVYPDFKLRYMILAPAAMASESDPKKAAQKCFDEIGLDPENYRIGHTKVFFRAGVLGQMEELRDERLSKIVSWMQAYIRGYLSRKDYKKLQDQRLALVVVQRNLRKYLQIRTWPWWKLWQKVKPLLNVTRIEDELAALEEKARKAQEAFEKEEKLRKELEEQNTKLVSERNALQRQLDGEKGSLSEYMEKSLKLAAQKADIESQLQDLNDRFKEEEDARNNLFQNKKKLEQEVAGLKKDIEDLELNLQKSEQDKATKDHQIRNLNDEIAHQDELINKLNKEKKNQGEVNQKTAEELQAAEDKVNHLNKVKVKLEHTLDELEDSLEREKKSRADVEKAKRKVEGDLKLTQEAVADLERNKKELEQTIQRKDKELSSLTAKLEDEQSLVGKLQKQIKELQARIEELEEEIEAERGSRVKAEKQRSDLARELEELGERLEEAGGATSAQIELNKKREAELSKLRRDLEEANIQHEATLASLRKKHNDAVAEMGEQIDTLNKLKARVEKDKVQYFSELNDMRASVDQLSNEKAAQEKIVKQLQHQLNETQGKLEEVNRTLNDFDAAKKKLSIENSDLLRQLEEAESQVSQLSKIKISLTTQLEDTKRLADEESRERATLLGKFRNLEHDLDNIREQVEEEAEGKADLQRQLSKANAEAQLWRTKYESEGVARAEELEEAKRKLQARLAEAEETIESLNQKVIALEKTKQRLSTEVEDLQIEVDRATAIANAAEKKQKAFDKIIGEWKLKVDDLAAELDASQKECRNYSTELFRLRGAYEEGQEQLEAVRRENKNLADEVKDLLDQIGEGGRNIHEIEKARKRLEAEKDELQAALEEAEAALEQEENKVLRSQLELSQVRQEIDRRIQEKEEEFENTRKNHQRALDSMQASLEAEAKGKAEALRMKKKLEADINELEIALDHANKANAEAQKNIKRYQQQLKDVQTALEEEQRARDEARELLGISERRANALQNELEESRTLLEQADRGRRQAEQELADCHEQLNELGAQNASISAAKRKLEAELQTLHSDLDELLNEAKNSEEKAKKAMVDAARLADELRAEQDHAQTQEKLRKALETQIKELQVRLDEAEANALKGGKKAIQKLEQRVRELENELDGEQRRHADAQKNLRKSERRIKELSFQADEDRKNHERMQDLVDKLQQKIKTYKRQIEEAEEIAALNLAKFRKAQQELEEAEERADLAEQAITKFRTKGRGGSAARGLSPAPHRPAFKPQLDGSAFPPRFDLQPDGEL, encoded by the exons AGCAAGGACTTCAAAAAGGACCAGCTGCAGCAAGTAAATCCACCGAAATATGAAAAAGCCGAGGATATGTCGAATTTAACTTACCTCAACGATGCTTCGGTCCTCCACAATTTGAAACAACGTTATTACGCCAAACTCATCTAC ACGTACTCTGGCCTCTTCTGTGTAGCTATCAATCCCTACAAAAGATTTCCCGTATATACTCATAGATGCGCCAAACTTTATCGAGGCAAAAGACGTAACGAAGTGCCACCGCACATTTTTGCCATTTCTGATGGAGCCTATGTCAATATGCTTACCA ACAGTGAAAATCAATCCATGTTGATTACCGGCGAATCTGGTGCCGGAAAAACTGAGAATACGAAGAAAGTAATCGCGTATTTCGCCACTGTCGGTGCCTCGACTAAGAAAGCCGACGACACTTCCCAGAAGAAAGGTTCCCTGGAAGATCAGGTGGTGCAAACCAATCCTGTCTTGGAAGCGTTCGGTAATGCTAAAACCGTCCGTAATGACAACTCCTCGCGTTTC GGTAAATTCATCCGTATTCACTTTGGCCCCACTGGAAAATTGGCTGGTGCCGATATCGAGACCT ATCTATTGGAGAAAGCTCGTGTCATCTCTCAACAGGCTCTTGAACGTTCTTATCACATCTTCTACCAAATGATGTCAGGCTCGGTCCCCGGTTTGAAGG AAATGTTGCTGCTGTCCAACAACATCCATGACTACTACTTTGTCTCACAAGGGAAGACGACTATTCCTGGCCTCGATGATGGCGAGGAACTATTAATCACCGAT CAAGCTTTCGATGTATTGGGCTTCACTCAAGAAGAAAAGAACGACATTTACAAGATCACCGCTGCCGTCATGCACATGGGTGGTATGAAGTTCAAGCAAAGAGGTCGCGAAGAACAAGCCGAAGCCGACGGAACCGAG GAAGGTGAACGTGTCGCCAAACTGCTTGGTTGCGACTGTGCCGATCTTTACAAGAACTTGTTGAAACCAAGGATCAAGGTCGGTAACGAGTTCGTAACACAAGGTCGTAACAAGGATCAAGTAGCATATTCGGTGGGTGCCATGTCGAAGGCCATGTTCGACAGGCTGTTTAAGTGGTTGGTCAAAAAATGTAACGAAACCCTGGACACGCAACAAAAGAGGCAACATTTCATCGGTGTACTGGATATCGCCGGTTTTGAAATCTTCGAC TTCAACGGCTTTGAGCAGCTCTGCATCAACTTCACCAACGAGAAACTGCAACAATTCTTCAATCATCATATGTTCGTACTTGAACAAGAGGAGTACAAGAAAGAAGGCATCGAATGGGTGTTTATTGACTTCGGCATGGATTTGGCCGCTTGTATCGAACTGATAGAGAAG CCTATGGGTATCCTCTCCATTCTTGAAGAAGAATCTATGTTCCCGAAAGCCACTGACAAGACCTTCGAGGAGAAATTGAACAACAATCACCTTGGCAAGAGTCCTAACTTCTTGAAGCCTAAACCGCCAAAACCAGGCCAGCAAGCAGCTCACTTTGCTATCGGCCATTATGCCGGAAAT GTACCATACAACATCACGGGTTGGCTGGAAAAGAACAAGGACCCGTTGAACGACACTGTTGTGGATCAGTTCAAGAAATCCAGTAATAAACTGCTGATCGAGATCTTCGCTGACCATCCTGGACAGTCTGGTGATGccggtggcggcggcggtgcGAAAGGTGGACGTGGTAAGAAGGGCGGTGGTTTCTCGACGGTATCATCGTCCTATAGGGAACAATTGAACAACCTGATGACTACTCTGAGAGCTACCCAACCACACTTCGTCCGTTGTATCATCCCCAACGAAATGAAGCAGCCTGGTGTCATAGATTCTCATCTCGTCATGCATCAGTTGACTTGTAACGGTGTACTTGAAGGCATCCGTATTTGTCGTAAAGGATTCCCCAACAGAATGGTCTATCCTGACTTCAAGCTACG TTACATGATCTTAGCGCCGGCCGCGATGGCCTCTGAGTCGGATCCAAAGAAAGCCGCTCAGAAATGTTTCGATGAAATTGGCCTTGATCCGGAAAACTACAGGATTGGTCATACTAAG gTGTTCTTCCGTGCCGGAGTCCTGGGTCAGATGGAAGAACTTCGTGACGAGCGACTTAGCAAAATCGTATCTTGGATGCAAGCCTACATCAGAGGTTACTTGTCCAGAAAAGACTACAAGAAACTGCAAGATCAACGTTTGGCTTTGGTCGTCGTACAAAGGAACTTGAGGAAATACTTGCAAATTCGTACTTGGCCATGGTGGAAATTGTGGCAGAAAGTTAAGCCCCTTCTCAACGTTACTCGTATCGAGGACGAGCTTGCC GCGCTCGAGGAGAAAGCGAGAAAAGCTCAGGAAGCCTtcgaaaaggaagagaaactGCGCAAGGAACTCGAAGAGCAGAACACGAAACTTGTCTCCGAAAGGAATGCCTTGCAACGACAACTGGATGGTGAAAAAGGTTCCCTCTCGGAATATATGGAGAAATCTCTGAAATTGGCCGCTCAGAAAGCCGATATCGAGTCACAACTTCAG GATCTGAATGACAGattcaaagaagaagaagatgccAGGAACAATCTCTTCCAAAATAAGAAGAAACTCGAACAAGAAGTGGCAGGTCTAAAGAAAGACATTGAGGACCTCGAGCTTAACCTACAGAAATCAGAGCAAGATAAGGCGACGAAGGACCACCAGATCCGCAATTTGAACGACGAGATCGCTCATCAAGACGAACTGATCAATAAATTgaacaaagagaaaaagaatcaaGGTGAAGTTAATCAGAAAACTGCCGAAGAGCTTCAAGCTGCCGAAGATAAAGTCAATCACTTGAACAAAGTCAAAGTCAAACTCGAGCACACTCTTGACGAACTCGAAGATTCCCTCGAACGTGAAAAGAAATCACG AGCCGACGTAGAGAAAGCTAAACGAAAGGTGGAAGGCGACTTGAAACTTACACAGGAAGCTGTTGCTGACCTCGAGAGAAATAAGAAGGAACTCGAACAAACCATTCAACGTAAGGACAAGGAATTATCGTCTTTGACCGCTAAACTTGAAGACGAACAGTCGTTAGTAGGCAaattacagaaacaaattaagGAATTACAAGCCCGTATCGAAGAACTGGAAGAAGAG ATCGAAGCTGAGCGTGGTTCTCGCGTGAAAGCTGAGAAACAGCGCAGTGACTTGGCACGAGAACTCGAGGAACTTGGTGAACGTCTCGAGGAAGCTGGCGGTGCCACCTCTGCCCAAATTGAACTCAACAAGAAGAGAGAAGCCGAACTTAGCAAGCTGCGCAGAGACCTCGAGGAAGCCAACATTCAACACGAAGCCACTCTTGCGAGTTTACGCAAAAAGCACAACGATGCCGTTGCCGAAATGGGAGAACAAATTGATACGCTTAACAAACTCAAGGCCAG AGTTGAAAAGGACAAGGTTCAATACTTCAGCGAATTAAACGACATGCGCGCGTCGGTAGATCAACTAAGCAACGAGAAG GCTGCCCAAGAAAAGATCGTGAAACAATTGCAACACCAATTAAACGAAACCCAAGGAAAACTGGAGGAAGTGAACCGTACTCTGAATGACTTCGATGCTGCGAAGAAGAAACTGTCGATCGAAAACAGTGATCTGCTACGACAATTAGAGGAAGCCGAATCGCAAGTTAGTCAGCTTTCGAAGATCAAGATTTCGCTGACAACGCAGCTCGAAGACACGAAACGATTGGCTGATGAAGAATCGAGAGAACGCGCTACTCTCCTTGGCAAGTTCCGTAACTTGGAACACGATTTGGATAACATTCGTGAACAAGTGGAAGAGGAAGCCGAAGGTAAAGCGGATCTTCAGAGGCAACTTAGCAAGGCAAACGCCGAGGCACAATTATGGCGCACGAAATACGAATCTGAGGGCGTTGCGAGAGCGGAAGAACTCGAGGAAGCTAAGAGGAAGCTGCAGGCACGGTTGGCCGAAGCGGAGGAAACCATCGAATCCCTCAACCAAAAGGTTATCGCTCTCGAGAAGACGAAACAGAGATTGTCGACGGAGGTAGAGGACTTACAGATCGAAGTGGATCGCGCGACCGCGATCGCCAACGCCGCCGAAAAGAAACAGAAGGCCTTTGATAAGATTATCGGCGAATGGAAACTCAAAGTGGACGATCTCGCCGCCGAACTCGATGCCAGTCAGAAGGAATGCCGCAATTACAGCACGGAATTGTTCAGGCTCAGAG GTGCGTACGAAGAAGGTCAAGAACAGTTGGAAGCAGTACGTCGCGAGAACAAGAATCTAGCCGACGAAGTAAAAGACCTCTTGGATCAAATTGGCGAAGGTGGACGCAATATTCACGAGATCGAAAAAGCCAGGAAGCGCCTGGAGGCTGAAAAGGATGAACTTCAAGCTGCTCTAGAAGAAGCAGAGGCCGCTTTGGAACAAGAAGAGAACAAAGTATTGCGCAGTCAACTTGAACTGAGTCAAGTCAGACAAGAAATCGACCGACGTATCCAGGAGAAGGAAGAGGAATTCGAAAATACCAGAAAGAATCACCAACGTGCTCTCGATTCTATGCAGGCATCGCTCGAAGCTGAAGCTAAG GGCAAGGCCGAGGCTTTGCGCATGAAGAAAAAACTGGAAGCAGATATAAACGAATTGGAGATCGCCCTGGATCATGCGAACAAAGCGAATGCCGAAGCTCAAAAGAACATCAAGAGATACCAACAGCAGCTGAAGGATGTCCAGACCGCGCTCGAAGAAGAACAACGAGCTCGCGACGAAGCGAGAGAACTTCTTGGAATTTCGGAACGCCGGGCGAACGCGCTTCAGAACGAACTCGAAGAAAGCCGTACTCTTCTCGAACAAGCGGACCGCGGACGTCGCCAGGCTGAACAAGAATTGGCCGACTGCCACGAGCAACTCAACGAACTAGGTGCTCAGAACGCTTCCATCTCTGCTGCCAAGAGAAAACTCGAGGCTGAGCTGCAAACCCTTCAC tCTGACTTGGACGAATTGTTGAACGAAGCAAAGAACTCTGAGGAGAAAGCAAAGAAAGCCATGGTTGATGCCGCTAGATTAGCCGACGAACTTCGAGCCGAACAAGATCATGCTCAAACGCAAGAGAAGCTTCGCAAAGCACTCGAAACTCAGATCAAGGAACTCCAGGTGCGTCTCGACGAAGCTGAAGCGAATGCCCTGAAAGGTGGTAAGAAGGCAATTCAAAAACTCGAACAACGTGTTCGTGAATTGGAGAACGAACTCGATGGAGAACAGAGGAGACACGCTGACGCTCAGAAGAATCTTCGCAAGTCCGAACGTCGCATCAAGGAACTCAGCTTCCAG GCTGATGAGGACCGCAAGAACCATGAGCGCATGCAAGACCTTGTCGATAAGCTTCAACAGAAGATCAAGACCTACAAGAGGCAGATCGAGGAAGCTGAAGAAATCGCTGCTTTGAATCTCGCGAAATTCCGCAAAGCGCAACAAGAGCTCGAGGAGGCAGAGGAAAGGGCGGACCTGGCTGAACAGGCAATTACCAAGTTCCGTACTAAAGGACGCGGAGGAAGTGCTGCGCGCGGATTGAGCCCAGCG CCACACCGACCTGCGTTCAAACCCCAATTGGATGGTTCCGCATTCCCGCCACGCTTCGACCTGCAGCCCGATGGTGAACTGTAA